From the Calditrichota bacterium genome, the window ATCCCCCGTTTCGTGCGCTCGCCGATCGCAACCCGCACCGCATAGATCCCCGATTGGGGAATCAGCTTCTCCTTTGCTGGGCGGATGTTGGCAGTGGGGTAGCCCAACTGCCGCCCCAGCCCCCTTCCGCTCACCACGGTGCCCCGCACCGTGTAGTTCCGTCCCAGCAAATGGGCTGCCGCCGCGACGTCCCCGTGCGCGAGGAGTTGGCGGATGCGTGTGCTGCTCACTGCGGCCCCATCCACCACGACTTTATGAACTACCTCGACCTCGAAATGCAGTTTCTTCCCCAGAGCGCGGAGCGTGTCAATCGTGCCCGAGCGGCCTTTGCCAAAGGTGTGGTCATAGCCCACCACCACATCCGATGCTCCGAGGCTCTCACAAAGCACACGCTGGACGAATTCCGCAGGGCTCAACTCCGCTATGGCTGCAGTAAAGGGGAGCGCCACCAGGATTTCCACGCCGGTCCCCTCCAACAAGCCAGCCTTCTCCTCGAACGTGGAAAGGAGATGGAGCACGGGGCGATCTGGTCTGCGCACCACCAGTTGCGGGTGGGGCTCAAAAGTGACCACCACAGCTGGTCGATCTTTGCGTGCCGCGCGCGCCAGTGTCCTTTGGATGATGGCACGATGGCCGAGGTGCACCCCATCGAAGGTACCGACGGTCACAACAGAGCTTTGTAGAAACCCTGAGGGCGGAACGCTACGTACTATCTCCATTTATCCTGATGGCCGAAAATGCAGGTTCCCTAACTCGTCCACGCCGATGGCCTGCTCTATGCGAAATGGTCCGATCGCCACCCGCTGCAGCGTTTTCAACGTGGCCCCGCAGCCCAGATACCTACCAAGCTCTGCCACGAGGCTTCGCACATAAGTCCCCTTGCCACATTCCACGACAAAATCGACAAAGGGGTGCTTCACCCGCACAGGATCGAAGCGAAACACCTTCACCGTGCGAGGTTCGCGCGCCACCTCCTGCTGCGCCCGTGCCAATTGATAGAGCCTCTTGCCGCCGACCTTGACGGCGGAATACATGGGCGGTGTTTGCTTGATCTCCCCCACCAGTCGTCCCATCGCCTCCAGCAGGTGTGCACGACTGAATCGGGTTCGCGAACGAGCACGGCTCACTACCCTGCCGGTGA encodes:
- a CDS encoding bifunctional riboflavin kinase/FAD synthetase — protein: MEIVRSVPPSGFLQSSVVTVGTFDGVHLGHRAIIQRTLARAARKDRPAVVVTFEPHPQLVVRRPDRPVLHLLSTFEEKAGLLEGTGVEILVALPFTAAIAELSPAEFVQRVLCESLGASDVVVGYDHTFGKGRSGTIDTLRALGKKLHFEVEVVHKVVVDGAAVSSTRIRQLLAHGDVAAAAHLLGRNYTVRGTVVSGRGLGRQLGYPTANIRPAKEKLIPQSGIYAVRVAIGERTKRGILNIGVRPTFGGETEATVLEVHIYDYEGELYGKEIGVEFLGRIRGERRFDSPYDLARQIEADVVASQAFFENTERRD
- the truB gene encoding tRNA pseudouridine(55) synthase TruB, which translates into the protein MSEQGLILNINKPIGWTSFDVVQLVRKTLGVRRVGHSGTLDPFAEGVLLVCVGTATKKVPELMALPKVYTGIMELGVETDTLDITGRVVSRARSRTRFSRAHLLEAMGRLVGEIKQTPPMYSAVKVGGKRLYQLARAQQEVAREPRTVKVFRFDPVRVKHPFVDFVVECGKGTYVRSLVAELGRYLGCGATLKTLQRVAIGPFRIEQAIGVDELGNLHFRPSG